In the Sus scrofa isolate TJ Tabasco breed Duroc chromosome 7, Sscrofa11.1, whole genome shotgun sequence genome, one interval contains:
- the LOC106510141 gene encoding uncharacterized protein LOC106510141, whose translation MGSLATFRTKCQVQVQVQGQARGGGGGRQAFSRRLCSWRESLLSLLRAGPGQRPRPAPWCPTGAASSRPRGACPLVPAPPLRATEGSGYSGRGEARSGSVGASPAPQSQQQTERCRTDARAEGPNPARSDGYGVDMLDYSSDEVPGSDM comes from the exons ATGGGTTCCCTCGCCACCTTCCGGACAAAGTGTCAAGTACAAGTTCAAGTTCAGGGCCaggcccgggggggggggggggggcgccaaGCCTTCTCCCGCCGCCTTTGTTCTTGGAGAGAATCACTCCTAAGTCTCCTCCGGGCGGGGCCCGGCCaacgcccccgccccgccccgtggTGCCCAACTGGGGCCGCCTCCTCCCGCCCTCGCGGCGCCTGTCCCCTGGTCCCGGCGCCCCCGCTCAGGGCCACCGAAGGGTCTGGGTACTCGGGGAGGGGGGAGGCGCGATCCGGGTCCGTGGGAGCCTCCCCAGCCCCGCAGTCCCAGCAGCAAACCGAGCGTTGTCGGACGGATGCTCGCGCGGAG GGCCCCAACCCAGCCAGGTCTGATGGTTACGGTGTGGACATGCTGGATTACAGCAGCG